In one window of Hevea brasiliensis isolate MT/VB/25A 57/8 chromosome 10, ASM3005281v1, whole genome shotgun sequence DNA:
- the LOC110635314 gene encoding V-type proton ATPase subunit G-like, translating into MNSTRGQVGIQMLLTAEQEAQQIVSAARNLKLTRLKQAKDEAEKDVADYRSKLESEYQKKLSETSGNSGSTVKRLEEETEIKIQKLKESASKVQPDIVGMIMKHITAVKN; encoded by the exons ATGAATTCCACGAGGGGTCAAGTAGGCATTCAGATGCTGCTAACTGCAGAACAGGAAGCTCAACAGATAGTTTCTGCTGCAAGAAACT TGAAGCTGACAAGATTAAAGCAAGCCAAAGACGAAGCTGAGAAAGATGTTGCAGACTATCGATCCAAATTAGAGTCTGAATATCAAAAGAAACTGTCTGAG ACAAGTGGGAATTCAGGGTCAACTGTGAAAAGGCTTGAAGAGGAAACTGAAATAAAGATTCAGAAACTGAAGGAATCAGCCTCAAAAGTCCAGCCAGATATAGTTGGAATGATCATGAAGCATATTACTGCTGTTAAGAACTGA
- the LOC110635304 gene encoding 11S globulin seed storage protein 1-like: protein MAKANFLFTLSLCLVLLFHGSLAIRQPQPQGECQVDRIDALEPDNRIECEAGVVESWNPNDDQFQCAGVAVVRKTIEPKGLSLPSYSNAPQLVYIVQGRGVVGTIFAGCPETFQESQQTGGSSGVQDQHQKVRRFRQGDIIAIPAGVAHWCYNDGNEHVVAVSVLDVSNKANQLDMNPRNFYLAGNPEDEFERRYDERRDPRGERDPRRGPFGEQQQSNCNNLFCGMDSRFLAEAFNVNEHLARKLQSENDFRGSIVRVEGNLHLVRPPRTQQERQEQLERESGQGRRYNGLEETFCSLRNVENIGDPSRADVFVTEAGRVSTVNSNNLHILQRLQLSASHVVLYNNTVRLPHWHMNAHSIIYAVRGQAQVQVVDENGNAVFDGNVRQGQVLTVPQNFAVVKRTERDVFEYVAFQTNDNAMTTDLAGRASTIRALPVEVIANAYRVSLEDARRLKFSTQETTLTSARPRSGRWAAA from the exons ATGGCTAAGGCTAATTTCCTTTTCACCCTTTCTCTTTGCCTTGTTCTTCTTTTTCATGGCTCCCTCGCTATACGGCAACCTCAGCCACAAGGAGAGTGCCAAGTAGATAGAATCGATGCCCTAGAACCAGATAATCGCATTGAATGCGAAGCCGGTGTAGTAGAGTCTTGGAATCCAAATGACGATCAGTTCCAATGTGCTGGAGTGGCCGTTGTTAGGAAAACCATTGAACCCAAAGGTCTTTCATTGCCATCGTACAGCAATGCTCCGCAGCTCGTTTACATAGTCCAAG GTAGGGGTGTGGTTGGGACCATATTTGCTGGATGCCCTGAAACATTTCAGGAATCTCAGCAAACAGGTGGAAGCAGTGGGGTCCAAGACCAACACCAGAAGGTCCGACGTTTCCGACAGGGCGATATCATTGCTATTCCCGCCGGAGTGGCTCACTGGTGCTACAACGACGGTAATGAACACGTTGTTGCCGTTTCTGTCCTTGACGTCAGCAATAAAGCCAACCAGCTTGACATGAACCCTAGA AACTTCTATCTAGCTGGTAACCCAGAAGATGAGTTCGAGCGACGATATGATGAACGCCGTGATCCGAGAGGCGAGCGAGATCCCCGCCGTGGCCCCTTCGGGGAGCAACAACAAAGCAATTGCAACAATCTCTTCTGTGGAATGGATTCAAGGTTCCTGGCAGAAGCTTTCAATGTCAATGAACACTTGGCTAGGAAGCTTCAAAGCGAGAATGACTTCAGAGGCAGCATTGTGAGGGTGGAAGGTAACCTTCATCTAGTCAGGCCACCAAGAACCCAGCAAGAGAGACAGGAGCAATTAGAGCGAGAGAGTGGACAAGGCCGACGCTACAATGGCCTCGAAGAGACCTTCTGCTCCTTGAGGAATGTAGAGAACATCGGTGATCCCTCACGCGCAGACGTATTCGTCACAGAAGCTGGTCGTGTGAGCACCGTCAACAGCAACAACCTCCACATTCTTCAGAGGCTCCAACTCAGTGCTTCCCATGTTGTTCTCTACAAT AATACTGTGAGGTTACCACACTGGCATATGAACGCCCACAGCATAATATACGCAGTGAGGGGTCAAGCGCAGGTTCAAGTGGTGGATGAAAACGGCAATGCTGTCTTCGACGGAAACGTAAGACAGGGACAGGTCCTGACGGTGCCACAGAACTTCGCGGTGGTGAAAAGGACGGAGAGGGATGTGTTCGAATATGTAGCATTCCAGACCAACGACAATGCCATGACCACTGATCTTGCAGGCCGTGCCTCCACTATTAGGGCCCTGCCGGTGGAGGTGATCGCCAACGCCTACCGGGTGTCGTTGGAGGACGCAAGGAGGCTCAAGTTTAGCACGCAAGAGACGACCTTGACAAGTGCAAGGCCTCGCTCTGGAAGGTGGGCTGCAGCTTAA
- the LOC110635305 gene encoding patellin-4-like translates to MEEEIEKGCHEYSEDDEAKAFEEEEMIFSLLNAHEYNNSIHQVDHLDSKNIIREDENFVASLQMKVRKKKALLDFRCMVEDAILGNYILENPKVNLSKKEMNKMIEQLGEITLWGVPLLPSKGHEGTDTVLLKFLKAKDFKVQEAFNMLRKTLKWRKDYKTDAILEEDLLLDLDLDKVLYVNSVDKQGNPLYYNMYGAFKDKEFYKRVLGTEEDREKFLRWRIQFMEKIIKKLTFKAGEAGSVLQITDFKNSPGPEMKELRAVSKKAFFLLQANYPEIIHANILINVPFWYYTSLLVSSKLVNHRTKRNFIFVRPSKVTQTLLKYITPENLPIEYGGLKRDNDGEFLPEDSASEVIVKGNSSRSIKIPVSEAGVTIVWEFTVVGWDVTCREEFIPEDEGSYKILLRKSKERKMGECVRNSFYINEPGKIMITIDNATLKKRRVYYRSKTKPFVPNYIINNIK, encoded by the exons ATGGAGGAGGAAATCGAGAAGGGTTGTCATGAATACAGTGAAGATGATGAGGCAAAAGcctttgaagaagaagagatgatctTCAGTTTGCTAAACGCCCATGAGTATAATAATAGCATCCATCAAGTAGATCATCTTGATTCGAAGAATATTATTCGAGAAGATGAAAATTTCGTTGCCTCTCTTCAAATGAAGGTGAGAAAGAAGAAGGCCTTATTAGATTTCAGATGCATGGTTGAAGATGCAATTCTTGGAAATTATATTCTTGAAAATCCCAAAGTAAATCTTTCCAAGAAAGAAATGAATAAGATGATAGAACAACTGGGAGAGATTACTCTTTGGGGTGTGCCTCTATTGCCAAGCAAAGGCCATGAAGGCACGGATACTGTGCTATTGAAATTCTTGAAGGCCAAAGATTTTAAGGTTCAGGAGGCCTTCAATATGCTACGAAAGACCTTGAAATGGCGAAAAGATTACAAGACTGATGCCATTCTTGAAGAGGATTTGCTTCTTGATCTTGATCTGGATAAGGTTTTGTACGTGAATAGTGTAGACAAGCAAGGCAACCCTTTGTATTATAATATGTATGGGGCGTTCAAGGATAAGGAGTTTTACAAGAGAGTATTAGGAACAGAGGAGGATCGAGAGAAATTCTTGAGATGGAGAATCCAATTCATGGAGAAAATAATCAAGAAACTTACCTTCAAAGCAGGAGAGGCAGGTTCTGTACTACAGATTACAGATTTCAAGAACAGTCCTGGCCCAGAAATGAAGGAGCTACGTGCGGTTTCCAAGAAAGCCTTCTTTCTGCTTCAAGCCAATTATCCTGAGATCATTCACGCGAAT ATACTAATAAATGTCCCTTTCTGGTACTACACATCCCTCCTAGTATCGTCCAAGCTCGTGAACCATAGAACTAAAAGGAACTTCATTTTTGTTAGGCCATCAAAAGTCACTCAGACCCTTCTAAA GTACATAACCCCAGAAAACCTACCAATTGAATATGGTGGTCTAAAAAGAGACAATGATGGTGAGTTCCTTCCTGAGGACAGTGCTTCTGAGGTGATTGTGAAAGGAAATTCATCTAGGTCCATCAAAATCCCAGTCTCTGAG GCTGGGGTGACAATTGTTTGGGAATTTACTGTGGTTGGATGGGATGTGACCTGCAGAGAAGAGTTCATTCCAGAGGATGAAGGCTCATACAAAATCCTGCTGCGCAAGTCCAAGGAAAGGAAGATGGGAGAGTGTGTTAGGAATTCATTTTACATAAATGAACCAGGGAAAATAATGATTACCATTGACAATGCAACCCTCAAGAAAAGAAGGGTCTATTATAGATCTAAGACCAAACCCTTTGTACCCAATTATATCATCAATAACATCAAATAG
- the LOC110635464 gene encoding TOM1-like protein 2 isoform X1 — protein sequence MDKLKLSQWGERLKTGGAQMSRLVSDKVKEMLQTPTPESKMVDEATMETMNEPNWGMNLRICAMINCEQFSGTEIVRAIKKKISGKNWVSQKLSLDLLEACTLNCEKVFFEVASEKVLDEMVKMIENIQTDQGNRDRALQLIRAWGQSEDLEYLPVFHQTYVSLQGRSVLRSVEYGNSSPTSYSLESYVHQQPLSPPERYPIPGTGFDDENHTTFGYNGRTLSVEEKNEFFVTTRNSLDLLSSILNAETEPKPIRQEDLTVSLSEKCKQSQVVIQRIIESTTDDEAMLFEALNLNDELQLVISQYELLEAGLNTGEQVPGVSDNTKDDLPAQVGHNNNETNITDSAKGENANESSSNKTNAE from the exons ATGGACAAGTTGAAACTATCTCAATGGGGGGAACGGCTGAAGACAGGTGGGGCTCAAATGAGTCGACTTGTAAGCGATAAGGTAAAGGAAATGCTGCAAACTCCTACACCTGAATCTAAGATGGTTGACGAGGCCACAATGGAAACGATGAATGAGCCGAACTGGGGTATGAATTTGAGGATATGTGCAATGATCAATTGTGAACAGTTTAGTGGGACTGAGATTGTTCGGGCCATAAAAAAGAAGATTTCAGGTAAGAATTGGGTGAGCCAGAAGCTGAGTCTTGACTTGCTGGAGGCTTGTACTCTGAATTGTGAGAAGGTGTTCTTCGAGGTGGCATCAGAGAAGGTATTGGATGAGATGGTTAAGATGATTGAGAATATACAAACAGATCAAGGAAACAGGGATAGGGCTTTGCAGTTGATTAGAGCTTGGGGACAGTCTGAAGATCTTGAATATCTGCCGGTCTTTCACCAAACATATGTA AGTTTGCAGGGAAGAAGTGTGCTTCGGTCAGTAGAATATGGGAATTCATCCCCCACGTCTTATTCCCTGGAATCATATGTCCATCAGCAGCCGCTATCTCCTCCTGAAAGATATCCTATTCCTGGCACCGGATTTGATGATGAAAACCATACTACTTTTGGATATAATGGCAGGACCCTATCAGTTGAAGAAAAGAATGAATTTTTCGTAACAACTCGGAACAGCCTTGACCTTCTCTCTAGCATTTTGAATGCTGAAACTGAACCAAAACCCATTAGg CAGGAGGATCTGACAGTGAGCTTATCGGAGAAGTGCAAGCAATCACAGGTTGTCATACAGAGGATCATAGAAAGCACCACTGACGATGAGGCTATGCTATTTGAGGCACTTAATCTCAACGATGAGCTTCAACTGGTCATCTCCCAATATGAGTTGCTGGAAGCTGGTCTAAACACTGGAGAGCAGGTGCCCGGGGTTTCTGATAACACTAAGGATGATTTGCCTGCTCAGGTTGGACATAATAATAATGAAACCAATATAACAGATTCCGCAAAGGGAGAGAATGCTAATGAATCTAGCAGCAATAAGACAAATGCGGAATGA
- the LOC110635464 gene encoding TOM1-like protein 2 isoform X2 yields MDKLKLSQWGERLKTGGAQMSRLVSDKVKEMLQTPTPESKMVDEATMETMNEPNWGMNLRICAMINCEQFSGTEIVRAIKKKISGKNWVSQKLSLDLLEACTLNCEKVFFEVASEKVLDEMVKMIENIQTDQGNRDRALQLIRAWGQSEDLEYLPVFHQTYVSLQGRSVLRSVEYGNSSPTSYSLESYVHQQPLSPPERYPIPGTGFDDENHTTFGYNGRTLSVEEKNEFFVTTRNSLDLLSSILNAETEPKPIREDLTVSLSEKCKQSQVVIQRIIESTTDDEAMLFEALNLNDELQLVISQYELLEAGLNTGEQVPGVSDNTKDDLPAQVGHNNNETNITDSAKGENANESSSNKTNAE; encoded by the exons ATGGACAAGTTGAAACTATCTCAATGGGGGGAACGGCTGAAGACAGGTGGGGCTCAAATGAGTCGACTTGTAAGCGATAAGGTAAAGGAAATGCTGCAAACTCCTACACCTGAATCTAAGATGGTTGACGAGGCCACAATGGAAACGATGAATGAGCCGAACTGGGGTATGAATTTGAGGATATGTGCAATGATCAATTGTGAACAGTTTAGTGGGACTGAGATTGTTCGGGCCATAAAAAAGAAGATTTCAGGTAAGAATTGGGTGAGCCAGAAGCTGAGTCTTGACTTGCTGGAGGCTTGTACTCTGAATTGTGAGAAGGTGTTCTTCGAGGTGGCATCAGAGAAGGTATTGGATGAGATGGTTAAGATGATTGAGAATATACAAACAGATCAAGGAAACAGGGATAGGGCTTTGCAGTTGATTAGAGCTTGGGGACAGTCTGAAGATCTTGAATATCTGCCGGTCTTTCACCAAACATATGTA AGTTTGCAGGGAAGAAGTGTGCTTCGGTCAGTAGAATATGGGAATTCATCCCCCACGTCTTATTCCCTGGAATCATATGTCCATCAGCAGCCGCTATCTCCTCCTGAAAGATATCCTATTCCTGGCACCGGATTTGATGATGAAAACCATACTACTTTTGGATATAATGGCAGGACCCTATCAGTTGAAGAAAAGAATGAATTTTTCGTAACAACTCGGAACAGCCTTGACCTTCTCTCTAGCATTTTGAATGCTGAAACTGAACCAAAACCCATTAGg GAGGATCTGACAGTGAGCTTATCGGAGAAGTGCAAGCAATCACAGGTTGTCATACAGAGGATCATAGAAAGCACCACTGACGATGAGGCTATGCTATTTGAGGCACTTAATCTCAACGATGAGCTTCAACTGGTCATCTCCCAATATGAGTTGCTGGAAGCTGGTCTAAACACTGGAGAGCAGGTGCCCGGGGTTTCTGATAACACTAAGGATGATTTGCCTGCTCAGGTTGGACATAATAATAATGAAACCAATATAACAGATTCCGCAAAGGGAGAGAATGCTAATGAATCTAGCAGCAATAAGACAAATGCGGAATGA